From Desulfuromonas soudanensis, the proteins below share one genomic window:
- a CDS encoding regulatory protein RecX, producing MSVSDPFAAALRLLTVRDRSEAELGERLRLKGHDEEAIASVLERCRRLGYLDDRRFARERARSLLRQGRAVGRRLLDDLRRHGIVEGEARDAAAEAEDEFTREEVLAALAERRFPSFDYRQADDRQRQRVVNYFLRRGFALSQVLTFFKEERSRESP from the coding sequence TTGAGCGTTTCTGACCCCTTCGCCGCGGCTCTGCGCCTGCTCACCGTCCGGGACCGCAGCGAAGCCGAGCTCGGCGAGCGCCTGCGACTCAAGGGACACGACGAAGAGGCCATCGCCTCGGTGCTGGAACGCTGCCGCCGCCTCGGTTATCTCGATGATCGCCGCTTTGCCCGGGAGCGGGCGCGGTCCCTCCTCCGCCAGGGGCGCGCCGTCGGGCGGCGCCTCCTCGACGACCTGCGCCGCCACGGCATCGTCGAGGGAGAGGCCCGCGACGCGGCTGCCGAGGCCGAAGACGAATTCACTCGCGAAGAAGTCCTGGCCGCACTGGCCGAGCGCCGTTTCCCCAGCTTCGATTACCGCCAGGCCGACGACCGGCAGCGGCAACGGGTCGTCAACTATTTTCTCCGCCGGGGTTTTGCCCTGTCGCAGGTCCTGACATTTTTCAAAGAAGAGAGGTCAAGAGAGTCTCCATGA
- a CDS encoding type IV pilus twitching motility protein PilT, which produces MELNDILSVALKAKASDIHIKAGLPPTYRIDGALRPHPKAPRISPEETEKMAHAIMNERQRARYEETHEADLSYGVPGLGRFRVNVFSQRGSTSLVFRAIPFDVPDIETLSLPPVLKKLTLENRGLILVTGATGSGKSTTLAAMIDYINSNQTAHIITIEDPIEYLHRDKKCLVNQREVGFDTEGFDVALKSALRQDPDVILVGEMRDFETIETALHAAETGHLVLSTLHTIDATETISRIVSVFPPYQQRQVRLQLASVIKGIVSQRLVPRADGKGRVPAVEVMISTARTRELIDDKEKTRLLRDAIQQGFVSYGMQTFDQSLMVLFKKKLITFEEALRQCSNPDDFKLKVSGISSTSDLSWDSFEKNGEDNTGEDEPKIERF; this is translated from the coding sequence ATGGAACTCAACGACATCCTGTCCGTCGCTCTCAAGGCCAAGGCCTCGGACATCCATATCAAAGCCGGACTGCCGCCGACCTACCGGATCGACGGCGCCCTCCGTCCCCATCCCAAGGCGCCGCGGATCTCCCCCGAGGAGACGGAGAAGATGGCGCACGCCATCATGAACGAGCGGCAGCGGGCCCGCTACGAGGAGACCCACGAGGCCGACCTCTCCTACGGGGTGCCGGGGCTGGGGCGCTTCCGCGTCAACGTCTTTTCCCAGCGCGGCTCGACCTCCCTGGTCTTTCGCGCCATCCCCTTCGATGTCCCCGACATCGAAACCCTGAGCCTGCCGCCGGTCCTGAAGAAGCTGACCCTCGAGAACCGCGGCCTGATCCTGGTCACCGGGGCGACCGGCTCGGGGAAATCGACGACTCTGGCCGCGATGATCGACTACATCAATTCCAACCAGACGGCGCATATCATCACCATCGAAGACCCCATCGAATACCTGCACCGCGACAAGAAGTGCCTGGTCAACCAGCGGGAGGTCGGCTTCGACACCGAGGGTTTCGACGTCGCCCTGAAAAGCGCCCTGCGCCAGGATCCCGACGTCATCCTCGTCGGCGAGATGCGCGACTTCGAAACGATCGAGACCGCCCTGCACGCCGCCGAAACCGGGCACCTGGTCCTCTCCACCCTGCACACCATCGACGCCACCGAAACCATCAGCCGCATCGTCTCGGTCTTCCCCCCCTACCAGCAGCGCCAGGTCCGGCTGCAGCTCGCCTCGGTCATCAAGGGGATCGTCTCCCAGCGCCTGGTTCCGCGGGCCGACGGCAAGGGGCGGGTTCCGGCGGTCGAGGTCATGATCTCCACCGCCCGCACCCGCGAACTCATCGACGACAAGGAGAAGACCCGTCTGCTGCGCGACGCCATCCAGCAGGGGTTCGTCTCCTACGGCATGCAGACCTTCGACCAGTCGCTGATGGTCCTCTTCAAAAAGAAGCTGATCACCTTCGAAGAAGCGCTGCGCCAGTGTTCCAATCCCGACGACTTCAAGCTCAAGGTGTCGGGGATCTCTTCCACCTCCGATCTCAGCTGGGACTCCTTCGAGAAAAACGGAGAGGACAACACCGGGGAGGACGAACCGAAGATTGAGCGTTTCTGA